From a single Myxocyprinus asiaticus isolate MX2 ecotype Aquarium Trade chromosome 33, UBuf_Myxa_2, whole genome shotgun sequence genomic region:
- the LOC127424252 gene encoding osteoclast stimulatory transmembrane protein-like: MMMYFRKSLSLFSLRASVRSSMEMLWLCYSTPTPQSAHQLLALFTLCFFIAGITAALLFHWLTNFLKYDVQTAGVAAGIHATAVFILSSLIHPFRCVFTLIFPTLGTRQGRKLLMSTSVMIVVLYVLPNMAGNIATLTHIVKCASEKLTQSLLSSSELINTIKDNIVKRAEESVEATLVHTLRDFDHTTNINVSEVKERLNFLSKQVQEDFSEFKSQVQDLKLVMSRIFAAVFVLCLFTESVIYLRSYLTSVRFDNTYITGGLRSKATSKGITVEAKDVKNGVNSTSFRITKREICRCLAPSVVITLYLLMTIFLIVLDHFLYSLVKSGGPWISNIPSSNVSINVNFKVATTLHIFQLLNSDSLVELFNFDRSYTALIHSDPNVCDAQPSKLNPSAVTALVFLYLLSYTMLLLEVYARRLRRKVAASFFQQQEERRIEFLIQKIQAKQKTRQNQVFFIETKHQDEDTKKQISGMARE; this comes from the exons ATGATGATGTACTTCAGAAAATCTCTCTCCCTGTTTTCACTCAG aGCATCAGTAAGGAGCAGTATGGAGATGCTCTGGTTGTGTTACTCTACTCCAACTCCTCAGAGTGCACATCAGCTACTTGCTCTATTTACTCTCTGTTTCTTCATTGCTGGGATCACTGCTGCCCTACTTTTCCACTGGCTCACAAACTTTCTAAAATATGATGTTCAGACAGCAGGGGTCGCAGCTGGTATCCATGCTACAGCTGTGTTCATCCTGTCATCTCTCATCCACCCATTCCGATGTGTCTTCACGCTGATCTTCCCAACATTGGGCACAAGACAGGGCCGTAAACTCCTCATGTCCACTTCTGTGATGATTGTTGTGCTTTACGTCCTACCCAACATGGCTGGCAACATTGCAACTCTAACACATATTGTGAAATGTGCATCAGAAAAGCTTACGCAAAGTCTCCTGAGCAGCTCAGAGCTCATCAACACCATAAAGGACAATATAGTCAAAAGAGCCGAAGAGAGTGTGGAAGCGACTTTGGTGCACACACTGCGTGATTTTGATCACACTACAAATATTAATGTTTCAGAAGTGAAGGAACGGTTGAATTTCTTGAGTAAACAAGTGCAGGAGGATTTCTCTGAATTTAAAAGTCAAGTACAGGATTTAAAGCTGGTAATGAGCAGAATCTTTGCAGCTGTTTTTGTTCTGTGTTTGTTCACAGAGTCTGTCATTTACCTCCGATCATATTTGACATCTGTGAGATTTGACAACACATATATCACAGGTGGGCTGAGGAGCAAAGCAACCAGTAAAGGGATCACTGTTGAAGCAAAGGATGTGAAAAATGGGGTGAACTCCACCAGTTTCAGAATAACTAAAAGGGAAATTTGCAGATGTCTGGCTCCCTCGGTGGTGATAACTCTATATCTATTGATGACAATTTTTCTGATAGTGCTGGACCACTTCTTATACTCCTTAGTGAAATCAGGTGGCCCTTGGATTTCCAACATACCATCCAGCAACGTCAGCATTAACGTCAACTTCAAG GTTGCAACTACGCTGCACATCTTTCAGCTTCTTAACTCAGACAGTCTGGTAGAATTGTTTAACTTCGACAGATCTTACACAGCCCTCATTCACTCAGATCCAAATGTGTGTGATGCCCAGCCCAGTAAgctgaacccaagtgcagtgacAGCGCTGGTGTTCCTGTATCTGCTCAGCTACACCATGCTGCTTCTGGAGGTCTATGCACGACGCCTTCGGAGGAAAGTTGCAGCTTCTTTCTTCCAGCAGCAGGAGGAGAGAAGGATTGAATTCCTTATTCAAAAAATTCAAGCCAagcaaaaaacaagacaaaatcaaGTTTTCTTTATAGAAACCAAACACCAGGATGAAGATACCAAGAAACAGATCTCTGGGATGGCAAGGGAATAA